The segment AGGCGTCCGGCGTGTCGGAGGAGGAGCTGGCGCGGGCCGTggaggggctgggcctgggcctgggcacagacgagggaggcggggaggagggcaaCGGCGTCCTGCCCGTCATGCAGAGCCTCATGCAGAGCCTGCTCTCCCGAGACGTGCTGTACCCCTCCCTGCGTGACATCACCGACAAGGTGCCCGCCGACCCTCACCCTGCCCCCGACCCCGTCTtccgctcctctcccgccccctcaccccatccccggGCGACATCACCGACCAGGTGCCCGctccccgcgccccctcccccgttGCGGCCCGGCCCCGGTCGGTGTGCCCGGCGGTGACGGGCGCGCGGGGGCCTGTCCCGGCTGCAGTACCCGGAGTGGCTGCGGGTCCACGGGCCGGCGCTGGGTGCGGATCAGCTGCAGCGGTACCGGCAGCAGCACCGCATCATGGAGCGCATCTGCCAGCAGTTTGAAGCCGAAGCGCCGGGGGACGGGCCCGCCCAGCGCACCGCCCGCTTCGAGGCCGTGCTGGACCTCATGCAGcaggtgggctggggaggggggccgggggcgggatcGGGGGGGACCAGCCTGCCCAGTGCATCGCCCAGTGCGTCGCCCGCTTCCGGACCGCGCTTCACCTCGTGCGGTCGGTGGGCAGGGCCTTGGCGGGGTCGGGGCCCCGGGGCGGACGTGCGGACTGCACTGACCGTTTCCCGGCTGTGCGCGGCCACGCAGCGTGTGGCCGAGCCAGGGGCGGGGACTGAGTCGGAGCCGGTCCGCAGGTCCGGGTCACCGGGGCAGAACCCGGGTGCTCGACTAGTGGGCGGGGGGCacttccaccctcctctcccttctgcccctgcTTCCTCGGCCTTCTGACCCCCTTCCACATCCCGGGCTCcacaggttggggagggggcggcggggtcaAGCAGGGGAAGGGGGCACCGTCTCAGCTGggcccccaccacccacccccccTCCTTCCAGCTCCAGGACCTGGGCCACCCCCCAAAGGAGCTGGCAGGGGAATCGGTGAGTGACGTTCTCCCCGCAGCTTGCCCCCCGGCTGCCCGGGATCCTCTACCACCCCACCCTGCCAAAATCCCcggccccatcccctttcccctcagATCCCCGAACCGTGCCCCTTTCTAGTCTAAATTCCCCCTCCCCTAATTGGAGCCAGGCGGGTGGGGAAAATCCTAACCGGGCAAGGGGGAGACCAGGGTTTGTGAGGGGGGTTCCCTTATCCCCCCCCCAattcctccaccccccacccctgctttctccccctcccccactttctctccctctcccaccccagccaCCGGGCTTCAACTTTGACCTGGACGCCTTGAACCCCGCGGGGCTGGCGGGGGCCAGCGGAGAGCAGTGTCTGATCATGTGACACCCGTCCCCCGCACACTCTCGAACCCCGCACCCCGGGGTCTCCCCCTGCTGCCGGTGAGGGgccggggatgagggtgggggtgatgccGAGTTGAGGGTGAAGTGATCCCTCCCAGGGAGGGGATCCTCTGTGCCTTGCTCCCCCCCGGAGTCCCCTCCCCAAAAGCTGCAGGAGTCCAAGCGTTCGGGCCCACCCGGCCCCGGACGGCAAGCCGTCTCTCCCGTGCCCCCAgccccggggatggggagggatggcgCACGGAGGtttggatgtgggtgagggggctGCCTCTGGAAGCCCCCCTATAcacctctcccctgcctcccttcaaTAAACACCGTCACTGAGGCTGGACAAGTGTGTGTGACCGTTCTGTCCCCACGGCCGGCTGGGGCCtgttttttccttccccctcaccccacttCGGGGCAAagaccacctccccctccccacctccagctcaGACATCCTGCTTCCACCGAGGGAAGAGGGCggcattgataataacaataatgatagcattttattaagcgcttactatgtgccaagcactgttctaagcactggggaggttacaaggtgatcaggttgtcccacagggggctcacagtcttcatccccattttacagatgaggtaaccgaggtacagagaatttatgtATCTGcccgccctccccttccccccgagcTACCCACAACGTGTCTCTCACTGGGAATGCGTAGTTTTTGTGCCGGGcacaggggcagagggaggaggagacgtgGCCTCTGCCCTCAGGGGGCTGCCACTCTGGTGGGCCACAAAGCCGCCCACACGCTTGTGTTGGGCTGAGgcagggacagaggaggaggcctgGTTCCTGCCTGTGAGGGGCTGCCAGCTGGATGGGGGAGCCAGGAGATACACACCGTGCTGGacgctgggcagagggaggaggagacgtgctccctatctattttattttgttagtatgtttggttttcttctctgtctccccctcttagactgtgagcccactgttgggcagggactgtctctatatgttgccaatttgtacttcccaagcgcttagtacagtgctctgcacacgtaggcgctcaataaatacgattgatgatgatgatgatgggggaagagaggacacACACAGCACGGCTCATTGGCGAGGCTGACTCCAGCGGACCCAGCGTAGGGAGAGGTTAGTTTAAAGCCAGAGGGGACGGGTCGGGGCGTGATGGACGGGTAGCCCGGTCCCCGGGGGTGACCTAGGGGGATGGGTAGCCCGTcccaaggtggggaggagggagcggcGGAGACCCGTAGGTTCGTTGGAGGCCGAGCAGGCAGCGCAGGCTGggcgggtgggggagagggtgggcaggaggccatagggagggcttcctggaaacGGCAGCTTTTCGTTGGGCCGTGGTGTTGCCTTTGCGTTTGTCCACGGACTGCCTCCACGTTCGGCTCAGGGGCCGGGTCGGGGGGTGGCTTGTTTGGCCTTTCAACTAACTAGTTGAAATATTTCCACCTGACTGCTGATTcagttgtagtttactctcccaagtgcttagtgcagtgtgctgcgcatagcaagtgctcaataaataccgctggttgACTGACACACCCCTACTGCCTGTACTAGCCTCGTCTTCCCGCCTGCCACCTCTAgagtggaagctcattatgggtagggaatgtgtggaCCGTATCTGTCGTATCGAACTGTATCAAACTttatccctcgtccccctctccatccccccatcttacctccttcccttccccacagcacctgtatatatgtatatatgtttgtacatatttattactcatttattttgcttgtacatatctattctatttattttattttgttagtatgtttggttttgttctccgtctcccccttttagactgtgagcccactgttgggtagggactgtctctagatgttgccaatttgtacttcccaagcgtttagtacagtgctctgcacatagtaagcgctcaataaatacgattgatgatgatgatggtgatgaagcgcctaatacagtgctctgcacgcaggaagcgctcggtAATTACAACTGAGTGATCAGCGTTAGTCTTCCCCACCAGAATGTTTGGTTCTTGTGAGCCTGGTTGGCTTCTGGAGCAGCAGTTATTTCAGCCCCTAAGccgaagcagcgaggcctagtggagcgatcgtgggcctgggaaccattcattcattcaatcgtatttattgagcgcttactgtgcgcagagcactggactaagcgcttaggaagtccaagttggcaacatacagagacagtccctacccaacagtgggctcacatcatcatcatcaatcgtatttattgagcgcttactgtgtgcagagcactgtactgagcgctcacagtctagaagggggagacagagaacaaaacaaaacatattaacaaaataaaataattagaataaatatgtacaaataaaataatagagtaatcaatacatacaaacgtatacatatatacaggtgctgtggggagggaaaggaggtaaggtgggggggatggggagacgaaggagggggctcagtctgggaaggcctcctggaggaggtgagtgctcagtagggccttgccctgggttctaattctagctctgccacttgctgtgtgaccttgggcaagtcatttcacttctctgggcctcagttacctcatctggaaaatcggcattatgactgtgagacccacgtgggacagggattgggtccaaactaattatctcgtatttaccccagtgcttagtaccgtgcctgtcacgtagtgtttagcaaatattgcttttcttttcctttttttttttttaaaaaaaagcccctTACCATCCATCCCGGCCCCTGACCTTATCCCACCAGAacagaatgtattcattcattcgtacaatcaatcaattatatttattgagcacttaccttgtgcaaggttccgtattgtactttcccaatgcttagtagctagagcacggtcctgggagtcagaaggtcatgagttctaatcccagctccaccctttatctgctgtgtgaccttgggcaagtcactttgcttctctgggcctcaattccttcatctgtaaaacgggggtggaggctgtgagccccacgtgggacagagactgtgtccaatctaatatgCTGGTatgcacctcagcgcttagtacagtgtctggcacgtagagaagcagcgaggcttagtggaacgagcctgagcttgggagtcagaggccatgggttcgaattctggctcttccacttgccagctgtatggccttgggaaagtcacttttctgtgcctcagtgacctcacctgtaaaatgggaatgaagactgtgagccccacgtgggacaacctgattaccttggatctaccccagcgcttagaacagtgcctggcacatagtaagcactgaacaaataccaacattattattattaagtgcttaacaaatgccctaattattattattagtagtagtaatagtagtacagtaataaaggaactagtagccaagaaatacgccaaAGACTGATGTttggaagacttgctatgaagagattggaaaaagtcatgaaatgtgctgaggtaacaattgccacaaaaatgcaaattgtcaactctatggtgtttccagtgacaatgtgtggacccgaaagctggacagtgaaaaaacaggatggaaagaacatgaaTTCTTTAGAAATGCGGTgtcggagaaggcttttgcaaatatcctggactgcctgaaaaacaaacaaatggattttggagcaaattaaacccagGTGGACTTTGGAAGTCCAGATGACTTGACTTGAGCGTATTTTGGTCACATAATCGGGAGGACTGattctccggagaagacactaatgctaggaaaagtccagggaaaacatggaagagtcaGATGGgcagctagatggagagagaccatgacgaggataacggaagaaccgttagaaaggttgcggattatggcagaggacaggacgttctggagaaaccatatccatggagttgcttgaattggaaacgacttggctctaaataataataataataataatagtaataataaagtggcacagtgctctgcacacagtaggcgctcaataaagaagaagcagcgtggtttagtggaaagaacccgggcttgggagtcagaggttatgggttctaatgctgactcctccacctatcagctgggtgactttaggtgagtcacttctctgtgcctcagtgatctcatctgtaaaatggggactaagactatgagcccctcatggggacaacttgatgaccttgtatctaccccagcgcttggtgcatagtgagtgcttagcaaatactataattattattattaaagaagcagctttgtggcttagtggaaaaagccggagcttgggagtcagagcttgtgggttctaatcccagctctgccatttatcagctgtgtgacttcaggcgagtcacttcacttctctgtgcctcagttacctcatttgtaaaatggggagcagagccccatgagggacaacctaattaccttgtatctaccccagggcttaggatagtgcttggcacaaagtaagcgcttagcaaatgccattattattattattattattaatataaatacgattgactgaatgaatgacttagctgtgtgactttgggcaagtcacttctctgtgcctcagtgacctcatctgtaaaatggggattgactgtgaggcccacgtgggacaacctgatctccttgtttccccccaacgcttagaacagtgcttggcacatagtaagtgcttagcaaataccattattattattattattattattattatgactgtgactGTCATAATAGTCTGTCATATTGGCAAGACTTCGCCGAGAGCAAGAgcaagaattcgaacccatggcccctgactcccaagcccgagctctttccactaagcctcgctgcttctctatgtgccagacactgtgcttactgtgacttactattatttctaataataataataatggtggcatttattaagcactatgtgcaaagcactgttctaagtgctggggaggttacaaggtgatcaggttgtcccacggggggactcacagtcttcacccccattttacagatgaggtaactgaggcccagagaagtcaagtaactttcccaaagtcacacagctgacaattggcggagctgggatttgaactcatgacctctgactccaaagcccggcctctttccactgagccatgctgcttctctttctagcctatttctagaccgtgaacccgctgttgggtagggactgtctctatatgttgccaacttgtacttcccaagcgcttagtccagtgctctgcgcacagtaagcgctcaataaatacgattgaatgaatgtacatatttattctatttattttgttaatatgttttgttttgttatctgtctcccccttctagcctgtgagcccactgttgggtagggaccgtctctatatgttgccaacttggacttcccaagtgcttagtccagtgctctgcgcacagtaagcgctcaataaatatgattgaatgaatgtacatatttattctatttattttattttggttttttgttctttttgggggtttttaatggtatttattaagtgcccactatatgcaaagcactgttctaagcgctggggaggttacaaggtgatcaggttgtcccacggggggctcacagtcttaacccccattttacagatgagggaactgaggcacagagaagttaagtgacttgcccaaggtcacacagctgacaattggttaatatgtcttgttttgttctctgactccccctttagactgtgagcccactgttgggtagggaccgtctctatatgttgccaacttggacttcccaagtgcttagtccagtgctctgcgcacaggaagcgctcaataaatgcaattgaatgaatgtacatattctatttattttattttgttaatatgtcttgttttgttctctgtctcccccttctagactgtgagcctgctgttgggtagggaccgcctctatatgttgccaacttggacttcccaagcgcttagtccagtgctgtgcacacagtaagcgctcaataaatgcaattgaatgaatgtacatattctattttattttgttaatatgttttgttctctgtctcccccttctagagtgtgagcccgctgttgggtagggaccgtctctatatgttgccaacttggacttcccaagtgcttagtcctgcgctctgtgcacagtaagcgctcaataaatacaattgaatgaatgcacatattctatttattttattttgttaatatgttttgttgtctgtctcccccttctagactgtgagcccactgttgggtagggaccatctctatatgttgctgacttggacttcccaagtgcttagtccagcgctctgcgcacagtaagcgctcaataaatacgattgattgattgattggtccagtgctgtgcgcacagtaagcgctcaataaatacgattgattgattgattagtccagtgctctgcgcacagtaagcgctcaataactacgatcgaatgaatgaatgaggagcgggTCCGGAGCCGCGCATGCGCAGCGCcagtacgatcgattgattagtcgtgttctgcgcacagtaagcgctcaataaatacgattgatattgattgattagtccactgctctgcgcacagtaagcgctcaataaatacgattgattgattagtccagtgctctgcgcacagtaggcgctcaataattacgatcgaatgaatgaatgaggagcgggTCCGGAGCCG is part of the Tachyglossus aculeatus isolate mTacAcu1 chromosome Y4, mTacAcu1.pri, whole genome shotgun sequence genome and harbors:
- the PEX19 gene encoding peroxisomal biogenesis factor 19 gives rise to the protein MAGEGPGGPDRELDDLLDSALDDFDKAQPPPPPPRPAADAPAQPKSPGDTAKEALFASQEKFFQELFDGELASQATAEFERAMEELAREEPHLVRQFQKLSEAAGRVGSDASSQQEFTACLKETLSGLAKNATDLQASGVSEEELARAVEGLGLGLGTDEGGGEEGNGVLPVMQSLMQSLLSRDVLYPSLRDITDKYPEWLRVHGPALGADQLQRYRQQHRIMERICQQFEAEAPGDGPAQRTARFEAVLDLMQQLQDLGHPPKELAGESPPGFNFDLDALNPAGLAGASGEQCLIM